The Zingiber officinale cultivar Zhangliang chromosome 10A, Zo_v1.1, whole genome shotgun sequence genome contains a region encoding:
- the LOC122027550 gene encoding uncharacterized protein LOC122027550 — MEYSAGPSDLASPASQPRSGDLESQSSDKDANTLREIAHVHNSQRPNLASLQTPTRILESPMTYAGTHALSSPGSARADLPSRPNSTRTKSSTRTTFPHRGLKAKNSISEGDRTVLVIPGTPLGQQDNPSISREFSLVRVLSSVSTKRTYSLPVTPVRDQGPSTEQERHAVDLSFLEEKDTEMQIRRSLSVPGNAKPSGLGRMDSIGLVRVTSTTPRPATSDVTIETDVTEDDGDAIPEEEAVCRICFIELAEGGETLKMECSCKGELALAHQECAVRWFNIKGNKTCDVCKQEVRNLPVTLLRLQNNQTLNRRAAYTTQQQVAQYRVWQDVPILVMVSMLAYFCLLEQLLFGELGSRALAVSLPYSCVLGILSSMITSTMVSQSYIWVFASFQFALVILFSHVFYNVLGVSPVLSILLSSFTGYGIAISMNTLLIEYLRWRDRRNLSLTQHNESTQQNEARNLPGVANATDDTRQQDLENQIPDLNPLQIGQNHS; from the exons TCGCAGTCGTCTGACAAGGATGCAAACACCTTAAGAGAGATTGCACATGTGCATAATTCTCAACGACCAAACCTTGCATCCTTGCAAACACCAACGAGAATATTGGAAAGTCCGATGACTTATGCAGGGACACATGCTTTGTCTAGTCCTGGTTCAGCAAGAGCAGATCTACCATCCAGGCCAAATTCAACGAGGACCAAATCATCTACTAGAACCACCTTCCCCCATAGGGGTCTTAAGGCAAAAAATTCAATTTCAGAGGGTGACAGGACAGTTCTCGTGATTCCTGGAACACCATTAGGACAACAAGATAATCCCTCAATATCAAGGGAATTTTCTCTTGTCAGGGTCCTTTCCTCTGTTTCAACCAAGAGAacatactctttacctgttacaCCAGTTCGCGATCAAGGTCCATCTACTGAACAGGAAAGACATGCTGTGGACCTCTCTTTTCTGGAA GAAAAAGATACGGAAATGCAGATCAGACGATCACTTTCAGTACCTGGGAATGCTAAACCTAGTGGTCTAGGAAGAATGGATTCAATTGGTTTAGTACGAGTTACTTCAACAACCCCTCGTCCTGCCACAAGTGATGTTACCATTGAAACTGATG TAACTGAAGATGATGGTGATGCTATTCCAGAAGAAGAGGCTGTCTGCCGAATTTGCTTCATTGAACTTGCTGAAGGGGGAGAAACACTTAAAATGGAGTGTAGCTGCAAAGGAGAACTTGCACTGGCACACCAAGAGTGTGCAGTAAGGTGGTTTAATATTAAAGGAAATAAGACGTGTGACGTGTGCAAGCAGGAAGTAAGAAACCTACCTGTAACATTGCTGAGATTACAGAATAATCAGACTCTCAATAGACGTGCTGCATATACAACACAGCAACAAGTTGCTCAGTACAG GGTATGGCAGGATGTCCCTATTCTCGTCATGGTCAGCATGCTTGCCTATTTCTGCTTACTGGAGCAACTCTTA TTTGGTGAATTGGGTTCCCGTGCTCTTGCTGTATCTTTGCCATATTCATGTGTTCTTGGTATTCTTTCATCCATGATAACTTCAACAATGG TGAGCCAGAGCTACATTTGGGTTTTTGCATCATTCCAGTTTGCACTTGTAATCCTCTTTTCTCATGTTTTCTATAATGTG CTAGGAGTAAGCCCTGTTCTTTCCATTTTACTGTCCTCATTTACTGGGTATGGTATTGCAATCAGTATGAACACTTTGCTCATTGAGTATCTAAGATGGAGGGATAGGAGAAATTTAAGCTTGACACAACATAACGAGAGTACGCAGCAGAATGAAGCCAGAAACCTTCCTGGAGTCGCAAATGCAACAGATGACACACGGCAGCAAGATTTAGAGAATCAGATTCCAGACCTTAATCCTTTGCAAATTGGACAAAATCATTCATAA